The following proteins are encoded in a genomic region of Arachis ipaensis cultivar K30076 chromosome B02, Araip1.1, whole genome shotgun sequence:
- the LOC107626367 gene encoding 40S ribosomal protein S17 (The sequence of the model RefSeq protein was modified relative to this genomic sequence to represent the inferred CDS: added 28 bases not found in genome assembly), whose amino-acid sequence MGRVRTKTVKKSSRQVIERYYSKMTLDFHTNKKVLEEVALIPSKRLRNKIAGFSTHLMKRIQKGPVRGISLKLQEEERERRMDFVPEVSAINVDSIEVDKQTIDMLAALGMSDIPGVVQVEPTAVQQVPFGRGGFAGGAGRRF is encoded by the exons ATGGGACGAGTTCGCACAAAAACGGTGAAGAAATCCTCGAGGCAAGTGATCGAGAGGTACTACTCGAAAATGACGCTGGATTTTCACACGAACAAGAAGGTTCTAGAAGAAGTAGCGCTAATCCCATCGAAGAGGCTCCGAAACAAGATCGCAGGGTTCTCAACGCACCTGATGAAGAGGATCCAGAAAGGACCGGTTCGTGGAATCTCGCTGAAGCTGcaggaagaggagagagagaggcgcATGGATTTCGTTCCAGAAGTTTCCGCCATTAATGTCGATAGCATCGAGGTCGATAAGCAGACCATCGACATGCTTGCTGCGTTAGGTATGTCTGATATTCCTGGTGTTGTGCAGGTTGAGCCT GCGGTGGTTTTGCTGGCGGCGCTGGTAGGAGGTTCTGA
- the LOC107626368 gene encoding uncharacterized protein LOC107626368, whose product MYEMVLWSYPPTRKQVAVSAAVFLTGASLVAAGAYLSMANIGPQQARAKARSEEIKKLLRKFLDD is encoded by the coding sequence ATGTATGAAATGGTGTTGTGGTCGTACCCGCCGACACGGAAGCAAGTGGCGGTGAGCGCCGCCGTGTTTTTGACGGGAGCGtcgctggtggcggccggagcatACCTATCAATGGCGAATATAGGCCCACAGCAGGCTCGTGCTAAAGCTCGAAGTGAAGAAATCAAGAAGCTTCTGAGGAAGTTTCTCGATGATTGA
- the LOC107626371 gene encoding B3 domain-containing protein At2g36080-like isoform X2, whose amino-acid sequence MSINHYSSSPMDLQETTPLWWTQQPQPPSSYNNNIHNSQNTPRFNLNNEETDTATTSQEGDEEEEEENLPEPIQQDDNNNHQQHNERMFEKPLTPSDVGKLNRLVIPKQHAEKYFPLTASSATESATECKGLLLSFEDESGKCWRFRYSYWNSSQSYVLTKGWSRYVKDKRLDAGDVVSFERHRADSQRLFIRWRRRSSPLAQVSRTAHAGGADVNNDKSGVAWTSGFYCAHPPYPAHPLHNQHLTYPQQHEGSSSSLHAVGSQGKNQRMRPVGNCSSSSSKVLRLFGVNMECQTQHDDDDSQPSTTKEGTSNSDTTHHFYHHNYYHQPSNNSHPNHNHMLPHQQSYYY is encoded by the exons ATGTCTATAAACCACTACTCTTCTTCCCCTATGGACCTCCAAGAAACGACACCGTTGTGGTGGACTCAACAACCACAACCTCCTTCTTCCTACAACAATAATATTCATAATTCCCAAAACACCCCTCGCTTCAACCTCAACAACGAAGAAACCGACACCGCCACTACGTCACAAGAaggagacgaagaagaagaagaagagaatcttCCAGAACCAATCCAACAAGACGATAATAATAACCACCAACAACATAACGAGAGAATGTTCGAGAAGCCGTTAACTCCAAGCGACGTTGGAAAGCTTAACCGTCTCGTCATCCCAAAGCAACACGCCGAGAAGTACTTCCCTCTAACTGCCTCCTCCGCTACTGAGTCAGCCACCGAGTGCAAGGGTTTGTTACTGAGTTTCGAGGACGAGTCAGGAAAGTGTTGGCGATTCCGTTATTCGTATTGGAACAGCAGCCAGAGCTATGTGCTAACCAAAGGATGGAGCCGTTACGTTAAGGACAAGCGTCTCGACGCCGGCGACGTCGTTTCCTTCGAGCGCCACCGCGCCGACTCTCAGAGGCTCTTTATTCGCTGGAGGCGCCGATCTTCTCCGCTGGCGCAAGTTAGCAGAACGGCTCACGCTGGTGGCGCTGATGTGAATAATGACAAGAGTGGTGTAGCGTGGACTAGCGGATTCTATTGTGCGCACCCTCCTTATCCTGCGCATCCTCTTCATAACCAACACTTAACATATCCACAACAACATGAGGGGAGTAGTAGTAGTCTTCATGCAG TAGGGTCCCAAGGGAAGAACCAAAGGATGAGACCAGTTGGAAACTGTTCAAGTTCAAGTTCGAAGGTACTTAGGTTGTTTGGGGTGAACATGGAATGCCAAACTcaacatgatgatgatgattctcAACCTTCAACAACAAAAGAGGGTACTAGTAATTCAGATACTACCCACCATTTCTACCACCATAATTATTATCATCAACCTTCTAATAATTCTCACCCTAATCACAATCACATGTTACCTCATCAACAATCATATTACTATTAG
- the LOC107626371 gene encoding B3 domain-containing protein At2g36080-like isoform X1 gives MSINHYSSSPMDLQETTPLWWTQQPQPPSSYNNNIHNSQNTPRFNLNNEETDTATTSQEGDEEEEEENLPEPIQQDDNNNHQQHNERMFEKPLTPSDVGKLNRLVIPKQHAEKYFPLTASSATESATECKGLLLSFEDESGKCWRFRYSYWNSSQSYVLTKGWSRYVKDKRLDAGDVVSFERHRADSQRLFIRWRRRSSPLAQVSRTAHAGGADVNNDKSGVAWTSGFYCAHPPYPAHPLHNQHLTYPQQHEGSSSSLHAGSQGKNQRMRPVGNCSSSSSKVLRLFGVNMECQTQHDDDDSQPSTTKEGTSNSDTTHHFYHHNYYHQPSNNSHPNHNHMLPHQQSYYY, from the exons ATGTCTATAAACCACTACTCTTCTTCCCCTATGGACCTCCAAGAAACGACACCGTTGTGGTGGACTCAACAACCACAACCTCCTTCTTCCTACAACAATAATATTCATAATTCCCAAAACACCCCTCGCTTCAACCTCAACAACGAAGAAACCGACACCGCCACTACGTCACAAGAaggagacgaagaagaagaagaagagaatcttCCAGAACCAATCCAACAAGACGATAATAATAACCACCAACAACATAACGAGAGAATGTTCGAGAAGCCGTTAACTCCAAGCGACGTTGGAAAGCTTAACCGTCTCGTCATCCCAAAGCAACACGCCGAGAAGTACTTCCCTCTAACTGCCTCCTCCGCTACTGAGTCAGCCACCGAGTGCAAGGGTTTGTTACTGAGTTTCGAGGACGAGTCAGGAAAGTGTTGGCGATTCCGTTATTCGTATTGGAACAGCAGCCAGAGCTATGTGCTAACCAAAGGATGGAGCCGTTACGTTAAGGACAAGCGTCTCGACGCCGGCGACGTCGTTTCCTTCGAGCGCCACCGCGCCGACTCTCAGAGGCTCTTTATTCGCTGGAGGCGCCGATCTTCTCCGCTGGCGCAAGTTAGCAGAACGGCTCACGCTGGTGGCGCTGATGTGAATAATGACAAGAGTGGTGTAGCGTGGACTAGCGGATTCTATTGTGCGCACCCTCCTTATCCTGCGCATCCTCTTCATAACCAACACTTAACATATCCACAACAACATGAGGGGAGTAGTAGTAGTCTTCATGCAG GGTCCCAAGGGAAGAACCAAAGGATGAGACCAGTTGGAAACTGTTCAAGTTCAAGTTCGAAGGTACTTAGGTTGTTTGGGGTGAACATGGAATGCCAAACTcaacatgatgatgatgattctcAACCTTCAACAACAAAAGAGGGTACTAGTAATTCAGATACTACCCACCATTTCTACCACCATAATTATTATCATCAACCTTCTAATAATTCTCACCCTAATCACAATCACATGTTACCTCATCAACAATCATATTACTATTAG